A genomic window from Colletotrichum destructivum chromosome 7, complete sequence includes:
- a CDS encoding Putative ADC synthase, anthranilate synthase component I, para-aminobenzoate synthase, translating into MTRPQILFLDAYDSFTNNIVSLLTTLLDADVHVLPIDTPLLDPKSSSSSSKFATDFHRELSRYHAVVCGPGPGSAENEADVGLMKRIWDLGDEQLLPVLGICLGFQSLVLSSGGGVRRLQRGLHGMVRTIQHEKPRPTCAEDIFAGVSEFEATLYHSLCADIGQDSISDAEWASRRWDAQDMAPELLPLAWVDEERDNGRERILMAVKHRSKPFWGLQYHPESICTQTAGHTVIRNWLREAMAWNSRLNRTVLSGGRFLARNAVKPSLLSEIRAAAQGGHAPVLAWTEMPTSLATVGLDCDYSHKTISLPANIKVPDIVEILKSGRTEHIILDSSNSSNMATGAADVRGRFSIIALDVEESLRIEHHVGDDFATARIPSIQGMPVDLMETIAFGQNENIWHLLSSFLEKRRIAATGDLETPFRGGFMGYLTYEMGLRGIDVAVANDRGHQRPDLCFAWVTKSIVVDHVKGLLHVQHLQKRKLNADFWIDSVVASLQTSRPWQSGKAAASDSDSSTVSTRPVIQVPDADDYEAKVSRCQDFIAAGESYELCLTDQTTITLPGRPEREQGPNSVQFSGQVPSKPAYVAPWKLYKTLRARQPAPFGSYIRLGGATLISSSPERFLEYDADGFCSMRPMKGTVRKSNDVATLAQAERILHVPKEEAENLMIVDLVRHDLHGVCGSGNVEVPHLMKVEEYATVFQMITIVNGRLPDPHHNGAAADRRHTGLDVLAASLPPGSMTGAPKKRSCELLHEIESHRERSLYSGVVGYMDVTGKGDWSVTIRTMFRWDDEVAPPAEGEMEPREVWHIGAGGAVTILSTPEGEREEMFTKLAGPLGVFAEA; encoded by the coding sequence ATGACGCGACCTCAGATTCTGTTTCTTGATGCGTACGACTCCTTCACCAACAACATCGTCTCCCTTCTTACAACCCTGCTTGATGCCGATGTTCACGTCTTACCGATTGATACGCCCTTGCTAGATCCAAagtcgtcgtcttcgtcatccaaATTCGCCACTGACTTCCACCGGGAACTGTCGAGGTATCATGCCGTAGTCTGCGGACCTGGGCCCGGCTCTGCCGAAAATGAGGCGGATGTCGGGCTCATGAAGCGTATCTGGGACTTAGGCGATGAACAGCTCCTCCCCGTCCTGGGAATATGCCTTGGTTTCCAGAGCCTCGTTCTCAGCTCCGGTGGGGGGGTGAGGAGGCTTCAGCGGGGGTTGCACGGGATGGTCCGTACCATTCAACACGAGAAGCCACGGCCGACTTGCGCCGAGGACATCTTTGCTGGTGTCTCTGAGTTCGAGGCGACCCTCTACCATAGCCTGTGCGCGGACATCGGGCAGGATTCCATCTCAGACGCCGAATGGGCAAGCAGGAGATGGGACGCGCAGGACATGGCCCCCGAGTTGCTCCCCCTGGCCtgggtcgacgaggagcgggACAACGGTCGCGAGAGGATCCTGATGGCCGTCAAGCATCGCAGCAAGCCGTTCTGGGGTCTCCAGTATCATCCGGAATCAATCTGCACGCAGACCGCAGGCCACACGGTCATTCGCAACTGGCTCCGCGAAGCAATGGCCTGGAACTCGAGGTTGAACAGGACCGTCTTGAGTGGAGGACGGTTCCTGGCGAGAAACGCCGTGAAGCCGAGTCTTCTTTCCGAGATCCGGGCTGCGGCGCAGGGGGGACACGCCCCCGTGTTGGCGTGGACGGAGATGCCAACGTCTCTGGCGACCGTGGGGCTCGATTGCGACTACAGCCACAAGACCATCAGTCTTCCCGCCAATATCAAGGTGCCGGATATCGTGGAGATCCTGAAGAGCGGAAGAACGGAGCATATCATCCTGGACTCATCCAACTCGAGCAATATGGCAACTGGCGCCGCGGATGTGCGGGGCAGATTCAGCATCATCGCCCTGGATGTGGAAGAGTCCCTGCGTATCGAACATCACGTCGGGGACGACTTCGCCACGGCACGTATCCCTTCGATTCAGGGCATGCCCGTTGACCTGATGGAGACCATTGCATTCGGCCAGAACGAGAATATCTGGCACCTGCTTTCCAGCTTTCTCGAGAAGCGACGCATCGCAGCAACAGGGGACCTAGAAACGCCGTTCCGGGGCGGTTTCATGGGATACCTCACTTACGAGATGGGGCTCAGAGGAATTGACGTAGCGGTAGCAAATGACCGTGGACATCAGCGGCCTGATTTGTGTTTCGCCTGGGTCACGAAGAGCATCGTCGTGGACCATGTCAAGGGCCTCTTGCACGTCCAGCACCTGCAGAAGCGAAAGCTCAACGCCGACTTCTGGATCGACTCTGTCGTTGCATCGCTGCAGACGTCACGCCCCTGGCAGTCGGGCAAGGCCGCTGCCAGCGATTCGGACTCGTCGACAGTGTCGACCCGTCCGGTGATCCAGGTGCCCGACGCTGACGACTACGAGGCCAAGGTCTCTCGCTGTCAAGACTTCATCGCGGCCGGCGAGTCGTACGAGCTCTGCTTGACCGATCAGACGACAATCACGCTGCCGGGACGACCGGAGAGAGAACAAGGCCCTAACAGCGTCCAATTCAGTGGCCAGGTGCCCTCAAAACCAGCCTACGTCGCACCGTGGAAACTCTACAAGACCCTCCGTGCCCGTCAGCCAGCACCCTTCGGTTCCTACATCCGCCTAGGCGGCGCGACGCTCATTAGCAGCTCGCCCGAGCGGTTCCTTGAGTACGACGCAGACGGCTTCTGCTCGATGCGCCCGATGAAGGGCACCGTCCGCAAGTCCAACGACGTCGCGACGCTGGCCCAGGCGGAGCGGATTCTGCACGtgcccaaggaggaggcggagaaCCTCATGATCGTGGACCTGGTCAGGCACGACCTGCACGGCGTGTGCGGGTCCGGGAACGTCGAGGTTCCGCACCTGATGAAAGTGGAGGAGTACGCGACGGTGTTCCAGATGATCACCATCGTTAACGGGCGGCTGCCGGATCCTCATCACAACGGGGCCGCGGCGGACCGGCGGCACACGGGCCTGGACGTGCTCGCGGCGAGCCTCCCGCCGGGCAGCATGACGGGCGCACCGAAGAAGCGGAGCTGCGAGCTCCTGCACGAGATCGAGAGCCACCGGGAGCGGAGCCTGTACTCGGGCGTGGTGGGGTACATGGACGTCACCGGCAAGGGCGACTGGAGCGTGACCATTCGGACCATGTTCCGgtgggacgacgaggtcgcgccgccggcggagggCGAGATGGAGCCGCGGGAGGTCTGGCACATCGGGGCCGGCGGTGCCGTGACGATCCTGAGCACGCCtgagggggagagggaggagatgTTCACCAAGCTGGCAGGACCCTTGGGGGTCTTTGCGGAAGCATGA